In the Cytobacillus pseudoceanisediminis genome, one interval contains:
- the lgt gene encoding prolipoprotein diacylglyceryl transferase has protein sequence MESIEAIDRIAFELGPFTVYWYGLIIGTGLFLGWLLATRESKKLGLDKDIFADLLLWAIPISILSARLYYVIFKWDYYIQNPGKMIAIWEGGIAIHGALIGAVVTAIIFARKKGLSFWKLADIAAPSLLLGQAIGRWGNFMNQEAHGGEVTRSFLEGLYLPDFIINQMYIEGAYYNPTFLYESLWNIAGFFILILIRKFPIKRGEVFLSYIIWYSVGRFFVEGLRTDSLMLTESIRIAQLMSLSLIIGAAVLIYLRRRSGKASHGYAEEIN, from the coding sequence ATGGAAAGTATTGAGGCAATTGACCGTATAGCCTTTGAATTAGGGCCATTCACAGTCTATTGGTATGGATTGATTATTGGAACAGGGCTGTTTTTAGGTTGGCTTCTTGCGACAAGAGAATCAAAAAAACTTGGACTAGATAAAGATATATTTGCTGATCTGTTATTGTGGGCGATTCCTATATCAATTTTGAGTGCAAGACTCTATTATGTGATTTTTAAATGGGATTATTATATTCAAAACCCTGGCAAAATGATAGCGATTTGGGAAGGTGGCATAGCTATTCATGGAGCACTAATTGGTGCAGTAGTGACTGCGATTATTTTTGCAAGAAAAAAGGGCCTCTCATTTTGGAAACTTGCTGATATTGCGGCACCGAGTCTTCTTCTAGGCCAGGCAATTGGAAGATGGGGTAATTTTATGAACCAGGAAGCGCATGGAGGAGAAGTTACCCGTTCTTTCCTCGAAGGACTTTACTTACCAGACTTTATCATTAATCAAATGTATATCGAAGGAGCCTATTATAATCCTACCTTTTTATATGAGTCACTATGGAATATAGCAGGCTTTTTCATTTTAATTCTAATCAGGAAATTCCCTATAAAGCGTGGAGAGGTTTTTCTTTCATATATAATCTGGTATTCTGTGGGCAGATTTTTTGTAGAAGGACTAAGAACGGATAGTCTGATGCTTACAGAATCAATAAGAATTGCTCAACTCATGTCCTTAAGCTTGATTATAGGTGCTGCAGTCTTAATCTACTTAAGAAGAAGGTCAGGGAAAGCTAGCCATGGATATGCTGAAGAGATTAATTAA
- a CDS encoding UDP-N-acetylmuramoyl-L-alanyl-D-glutamate--2,6-diaminopimelate ligase: MKLKTLISDITNSLEYASDIEVNRIQFKSRNVKKGDIFVAIKGLKHDGHNFINEAISNGAVAVVGEAEYDCLPVPYIKVQDARQALGNLAKTLYCDPSKMHNMIGITGTNGKTTTAYMVKHIFQTASESCSLFSTVSNFVNGTELMSTATTPDILELNKMLRMSMDKNVVMEVSSHGLHQKRVEGIEFNYGIFTNLTHDHLDYHQNMEEYFNTKAGLFKLLKKNGEAIINSGCPWGRKLINQLKNKRQSVLSFGTSENDDLQLLSTKDGVSKIRIQGSNVKLEIKMPMPGNHNLQNALAAILCAYRAGVNVNDIKRAVESFPGVPGRFEEYYSQSVNFILDYAHTPDGLENLLETVKKLNGNRIVHVFGFRGNKDMTKRLAMLDISAKYCDKIILTLDDLNGVALEKMILDLKKSVNYIGTNNIHLIIDRTRAIEYAWKNSIKGDRIVITGKGPELYEREFELPADSDAETIKYLFSKSYKASNV, translated from the coding sequence ATGAAGCTTAAAACTCTTATTTCAGACATCACTAATTCATTGGAGTACGCATCTGACATTGAAGTAAACCGAATTCAGTTCAAGTCAAGAAATGTAAAAAAAGGAGACATATTTGTTGCTATAAAGGGATTAAAACATGATGGCCACAACTTCATCAATGAAGCTATTTCTAATGGAGCCGTTGCTGTTGTAGGTGAAGCAGAATATGATTGTCTTCCTGTTCCATACATTAAGGTCCAAGATGCTAGGCAAGCCCTGGGGAATCTGGCTAAAACTTTATACTGTGATCCATCTAAGATGCATAACATGATTGGGATCACTGGAACAAATGGAAAGACCACAACTGCTTATATGGTAAAACATATTTTTCAAACTGCTAGCGAATCCTGCTCACTCTTCAGCACGGTTTCAAACTTTGTGAATGGGACTGAACTCATGTCTACTGCAACTACACCTGACATACTTGAATTAAATAAAATGCTTCGGATGAGTATGGACAAGAATGTTGTAATGGAAGTTTCCTCACATGGGCTGCATCAGAAAAGAGTAGAGGGAATAGAATTCAATTATGGAATTTTCACTAACCTTACTCATGATCATTTAGATTATCATCAAAATATGGAAGAGTATTTCAATACAAAGGCCGGATTATTTAAGCTTCTTAAAAAAAATGGTGAGGCCATCATTAACTCAGGCTGTCCCTGGGGAAGGAAGTTAATAAACCAATTAAAGAACAAGCGTCAGTCTGTCTTATCATTCGGAACTTCTGAGAATGATGATCTTCAGTTATTAAGCACTAAAGATGGAGTTTCAAAAATAAGAATACAGGGTTCTAATGTAAAGTTAGAGATCAAAATGCCCATGCCCGGAAATCACAACCTGCAAAATGCACTTGCGGCAATATTATGCGCTTATAGGGCTGGGGTAAATGTCAATGATATTAAAAGAGCAGTAGAAAGTTTCCCTGGAGTTCCTGGGAGATTTGAAGAATATTATAGCCAAAGTGTCAACTTTATCTTAGATTACGCACATACTCCAGATGGTCTAGAAAACCTTTTGGAAACAGTAAAAAAATTAAATGGGAATAGAATTGTGCATGTATTTGGCTTTAGAGGTAACAAAGATATGACCAAGAGGCTAGCAATGCTTGATATTTCCGCAAAATATTGTGACAAAATAATATTAACACTTGATGACTTAAATGGTGTTGCACTAGAAAAAATGATATTAGATTTAAAAAAGTCAGTTAATTACATTGGAACAAATAATATCCATCTGATAATAGATCGGACAAGGGCTATTGAGTATGCATGGAAAAACTCAATAAAGGGAGATCGGATTGTAATAACCGGTAAAGGACCCGAACTTTATGAACGGGAGTTTGAATTACCAGCTGACAGCGATGCAGAAACAATCAAATATTTGTTTTCGAAAAGCTACAAAGCATCTAATGTATAG
- a CDS encoding ferric reductase-like transmembrane domain-containing protein, which translates to MHAWNRAYADVALVFLILTIIIGPLSRVTNLFVRFLSWRRELGIWCFIMAVLHVYILFEGWFYWEPIRLIIGVIQETGQLSFDPGFTLANILGTVGLAYLLLLALISNNKAIEVLGKKLELPPEKSGTLYILIILHTAFFLFFFRLGSYNPVQKPFLVTVTVVLVLHWIVFLQTVLKSKIRKQ; encoded by the coding sequence ATGCATGCCTGGAACAGGGCTTATGCTGATGTAGCTCTTGTTTTTCTTATTTTAACCATTATTATTGGTCCATTAAGCCGAGTAACAAACCTATTTGTCCGCTTTTTATCCTGGAGAAGGGAGTTGGGGATTTGGTGCTTTATTATGGCAGTCCTGCATGTCTATATACTTTTCGAGGGATGGTTTTACTGGGAACCCATCAGATTAATTATTGGCGTTATTCAAGAAACGGGCCAGCTTTCTTTTGATCCTGGTTTCACCCTTGCAAATATTCTAGGTACAGTGGGACTTGCCTATTTACTTTTACTTGCTTTGATATCTAATAATAAAGCAATAGAAGTACTGGGAAAAAAGTTGGAACTACCTCCAGAAAAAAGTGGAACTCTATACATTTTGATCATATTGCACACGGCGTTCTTTCTCTTCTTTTTTAGACTAGGGAGTTATAACCCGGTACAAAAGCCTTTTCTAGTGACGGTGACTGTTGTCTTGGTGCTCCATTGGATTGTTTTTTTACAAACTGTCCTAAAAAGTAAAATAAGGAAACAGTAG
- a CDS encoding C39 family peptidase, with product MKLFLILNSFAAAVLILILLSGKEDFSKLRSLIVSESPKETTQDLLEEQEYKNTIVKIKDKVLIDAPVIKQFPELPRGCEVTSLAMLLQYKGIDTDKMTLAGEIKKNSVPLKREGGNIYWGHPNDGFIGDMYSYDNPGLGVYHKPIKELAEKYLPGEILDLTGKEFSELMIFLSLDIPVWIITNTTYRELPKSAFEKWNTPAGEIDITYKEHSVLITGYDDKNIYFNDPITGMKNKSMNKEDFLKAWRQMGSQAVTYLPE from the coding sequence ATGAAATTGTTTTTAATATTGAATAGCTTTGCTGCCGCAGTTTTAATACTAATCCTTTTATCTGGAAAAGAAGATTTTTCAAAACTACGAAGTTTAATAGTTTCAGAATCACCTAAAGAAACCACACAAGACCTTTTAGAGGAGCAAGAATATAAAAATACAATTGTAAAGATTAAGGACAAAGTTCTTATTGATGCTCCTGTAATTAAGCAATTCCCCGAGCTGCCGAGAGGATGTGAGGTGACTAGCCTTGCAATGCTGCTCCAATATAAAGGAATTGATACTGATAAAATGACACTTGCCGGTGAAATTAAAAAGAATTCTGTTCCTTTGAAAAGAGAAGGAGGGAATATTTATTGGGGGCATCCAAATGATGGGTTTATTGGGGATATGTATTCATATGATAATCCTGGATTAGGAGTTTATCATAAACCTATTAAGGAACTCGCTGAAAAATATTTACCTGGAGAAATACTAGATTTAACAGGGAAAGAGTTTTCCGAGCTTATGATTTTTCTTTCATTGGACATTCCAGTCTGGATTATTACGAATACGACTTATAGGGAATTGCCAAAATCAGCTTTTGAAAAATGGAATACCCCTGCAGGAGAAATCGATATAACCTATAAAGAACATTCGGTCCTTATTACTGGATATGATGATAAAAATATTTATTTTAATGACCCTATAACCGGGATGAAAAATAAGTCTATGAATAAGGAAGATTTTCTTAAAGCCTGGAGGCAAATGGGGAGTCAAGCAGTAACCTACCTGCCAGAATGA